The Candidatus Bathyarchaeia archaeon genomic interval AAAGAGGTATATGCCGCTTAATGCGATTACCGTGGCTACGATAATAGAGGCTACAGGGTCAGCTAAGTGGTATCCTTGACCTACAAGAATTACCGCAATCAACGCGGCTACGTAAGAAAACTCATCCTTAAGAAGCGCAATCAACTGCGCTTTAACCGAAGCTCCTTTTGTTTTTACCCTCAAAATGTTCTTTTCGTTGCGTCTACTTAAAAGATTTAATACTTAAGAGCAAAGTGTAGTGTGTGATTTGGATGATAAAGATAAAAAGAGTTTATGATACGCCCTCAAGGGAAGATGGTTACAGAATCCTTGTAGATAGATTATGGCCGAGAGGATTATCAAAAGAAAAGGCCAAAGTTGACTTGTGGTTGAAAGAAATTGCGCCTAGTGACGAGTTACGAAAAAGGTTTTGTCATGACCCTGCGAAATGGGAAGAATTTAAAGAAAAATACGCTGAAGAGTTAAAAGGCAAGAGGGATTTGCTCCTTAAGATTAAACTGCTTGAGAAAGAAAAGGAAACTGTTACACTTCTTTATGCTACAAAGAACGAAGAACAAAATAACGCAGTCGCATTGAGTGGCGTATTGAAAAGTGTGTAAACTTTAAGCCTTCACTATGTTTTTTCTGTAAACCCACATCACAAGAGGGAGTGCTATCGCCAAATAGGAAATGTGAACGATTATTCTTGCCCATTCTGCGCTTACCGTATAACCGAACAACACTGCAAATATAGAGCCTATTACGCCTTTATGATGAAGTGGGCTGTCCGCGGGAATGTTCAAAGCATACGCTGATTCGCTTAGCCAACCAGCTTTGAAACCAGTTTCTTCATAATATTCCAAAAGTTCATGCGTGCCATAGCCGGCTAAGCCGCCCGCGAGCAGAATTAACATTACGCTTGTTAAATAGAAGAATCTTTGCAGGTTAATTTTCATGCCAGCTACGAAAATGCCGTAAGCCAACAGAACAGCGGTTAAGATTCCTAAAAGCATTCCAGTCAGCGTCGCTATTGCATCGTTTAATAGAAACGGTGTAAGAAAAAGGACGGTTTCGAAACCTTCTCTGAAAACCACGATAAATCCAAGGGAAGATAATCCGATTATGGCGCTTCGTGATGCTGCACGTTCAACATGTTTCTCCGTTTCTTCACGAATGTGTCTGCCCTTAACAGCCATCCAATAAATCATGAAGGACAAAACTGCAACGGCGATAAATGCTGCCAATGCTTCAAATAGTAGCCTAAAAGTGTCTGGAAGAATGCCATATGTAAACCAAACAATCACGCTTATACTAAGGCTGGCGACTACGGCTGAGGATATTCCATACCACACGTAACGCGTCAAACCATGTCTACCGCTTCTAGCTAGATAAGACAATATTATTGCGGCTATTAGCGCCGCTTCAAGGGTTTCTCTAAAAGTTATTAGGTATTGTCCAAACATTTACATGCACTTCAACGCATCTGTGAGTAGGCATAATTCACATTTTTCGATATCAATTGCGGGGTCAAGGGTCTTGTGCATTTGACACAGCAAGCCTTTGAAACGTATTGTTTTGCAGATTTCGCAGAATGCTTGAATGAAGCTTTTACGGGATAAATCACCTTTTGCTAAGGCTTCTGCCAGATTTTCTATTAGTTTTGTTATTTCTGGGTCGTTTTCTAGGTTTATGGCTTTGCCGCGCATTTTTCTTTCGTATAGGCTTATGGCGGGTTGGCTTATTCCTAGTCGTTTAGCTGCTTCTGTCTGTGTTAGGTTATACTTTGTTGTGAGTGTTTTGGCTATCATGGCGCGGACTGGGGGTAATAGGCATTTTACTGCTACTTCGCAGGGAAGCGACATTTATGTTGTCTCCGGATAGTATTGTGTAGAAAGGCATAAATATACTTTATTACAATTGTAATATTAAAATGAGGGAACACAACATGAAATGGAGAAACATAACCAAACTTTCAGAAAACGTTTACTGGGTCGGCGCAAGAGACTGGAACCGCAGACTTTTCGACGCATTAATTCCACTACCAAAAGGAACAAGCTACAACGCCTACTTAGTAATAGGCAAAAACAAAACGGCATTAATCGATACGGTAAACCCAGGCTTTGAGAAAGAACTAGAAGAAAAAATACGCATGGTTGTAGACCCAAGCGAAATTGACTATGTAGTAATGAACCATGCAGAACCAGATCATGCAGGCACAATACCATATATTATGGGACTTAACCATAAAGCTAAACTGGTGACAACAAGCAAAGGCGCCAAAATGGCCCAAACATTCTACAAAGTCCCAGAAGAACGAATAATAACGGTTAAAGACCAAGAAACCATCGATTTAGGCGGCAAAACCTTACGTTTTATAGAAGCACCAATGCTTCACTGGCCAGAAACAATGTTCACGTATCTGCAAGAGGATAAAATTCTGTTTCCATGCGACTTTTTCGGTTCACACTTGGCAAAGGGACAATATGACGATGAAGTGGAAGACTTGCTTGTTCACGCTCAGAGATATTGGGGTGAAATAATGATGCCTTTTGCCGTTATGGCTAAAAGAGCGTTAGAAAAAATAAAGGATTTAGAAATTAAGATGATTGCGCCAAGCCATGGACCAATCCATAGAAATCCCGAACGCATACGAAATGCCTATTATAAGTGGGCAAACGGAGAAACAAAACAAAAAGCAATCATTGTTTACGTAACTATGTGGAACAGCACAGAAAAAATGATTCAATCAATCGCGGACACTTTAGCGTCCGAAGGCATCGAAATCGCACTGTATAATTTAACATTAAGCGATATTGGAGATGTCGCTAAAGATTTGGTAGACTCGAAAGCCATAGTGTTAGGCGCACCCACAGTTTTAGGCGGTGCACACCCATTAGCCGTTTACGCCACTTATTTGGTGAAAGCCTTAAAACCGCCACTCAAATTCGCCGTCGTTCTAAGCTCTTATGGGTGGGGCGGAGGCGCAATAAAGCAAGTTCAAGAAGTTCTCGGTCCATCAAAAATAGAAGTTGTCGGCGCGTTAGAAGTTAACGGTCCACCAACAGAGAATGATATCAGTAAAATAGTTGAACTGGGTAAAACTCTTGCTGGAAAGATTAAGGAGACGCCGTGATGAGCGAAATAGCCGAGAACAAGAAGAAAATGCTGAAAGAAATAATCACGCAGTTGCATGCGGGTGTTCCGCCTCAACAAGTAAAAGAGAGATTTAAACAATTTTTAGGAAGCATAAGCTCAGAAGAAATTGCTAAAATTGAAAATGAACTTCTTAAAGAAGGCATGCCAAGAGAGGAAATTCAACGCCTATGCGATGTTCACCTTGCAGTTTTTAGGGAACAGTTAGAAAAGCAGAAGCCAGAGATTCCTCCAGAACGTCCGATTGGAATTCTATTAGAAGAACATAAAATTATGTTGCAACTCGCAGAAAAACTCGCTTCTGTTACAAACAAGATTAAGCAGATAAACGACAAAAATTACGTTGGAGACGCAATCCACCAACTGCAACACATAGCAAGAGACTTCACAGACTCAGAAAAACATTACTTACGCGAAGAAAACGTGCTCTTCCCAGTCATAGAAAAACATGGAATCACTGAGCCACCAACAATAATGTGGATGGAGCACAACCAGATAAGAGAGAAAAAGAAACAACTCAGCAACCTAGTCGGAAAATACGACAACACAGATTTTCAAGACTTTAAGAAACAGCTCGTAGAAGCTTCTGCTGCATTAAACGAAATTCTCCCAAGCCACTTTTTCAAAGAAAACAACATACTATTTCCAACCGCAATTAAAATTATTACAACCGAAGAATGGACAGATATCAGGCGCGAGTTTGATGAAATTGGATACTGCTGTTTCACACCGCCACACATTATAGCAGCACCAAAACTCGAAGAAACAAAAAAAGAAGAAGTATTAGCACATGAGGGCGTACTACAATTTGAAACTGGCTCTCTCTCAAAAGACGAAACCGAAGCCATTTTAAACGCGCTTCCAATAGACATATCATTCGTCGACGCAAACGACACCGTGAAATACTTCAACAAAGCAGAAAAAAGAATATTTATCCGCACAAAAGCCGTCATTGGACGCAAAGTTCAGCTCTGCCACCCACAAAAAAGCGTCCACATAGTAAACAAAATCCTAGAAGCCTTCAAAACAGGCAAAAAGGACATGGCGGAATTCTGGATTACAATGGATAACCGCCTAATACACATAAGATACTTCGCTGTGAGAGATCAAAACGGAAAATACCTCGGAACAATAGAAGTAACACAGGACTTAACAGACATAAAGAAAATTGAAGGAGAAAAAAGACTTCTAGACTGGAAGGAA includes:
- a CDS encoding DUF488 domain-containing protein → MIKIKRVYDTPSREDGYRILVDRLWPRGLSKEKAKVDLWLKEIAPSDELRKRFCHDPAKWEEFKEKYAEELKGKRDLLLKIKLLEKEKETVTLLYATKNEEQNNAVALSGVLKSV
- a CDS encoding FTR1 family protein — protein: MFGQYLITFRETLEAALIAAIILSYLARSGRHGLTRYVWYGISSAVVASLSISVIVWFTYGILPDTFRLLFEALAAFIAVAVLSFMIYWMAVKGRHIREETEKHVERAASRSAIIGLSSLGFIVVFREGFETVLFLTPFLLNDAIATLTGMLLGILTAVLLAYGIFVAGMKINLQRFFYLTSVMLILLAGGLAGYGTHELLEYYEETGFKAGWLSESAYALNIPADSPLHHKGVIGSIFAVLFGYTVSAEWARIIVHISYLAIALPLVMWVYRKNIVKA
- a CDS encoding helix-turn-helix domain-containing protein; protein product: MSLPCEVAVKCLLPPVRAMIAKTLTTKYNLTQTEAAKRLGISQPAISLYERKMRGKAINLENDPEITKLIENLAEALAKGDLSRKSFIQAFCEICKTIRFKGLLCQMHKTLDPAIDIEKCELCLLTDALKCM
- a CDS encoding FprA family A-type flavoprotein, producing the protein MKWRNITKLSENVYWVGARDWNRRLFDALIPLPKGTSYNAYLVIGKNKTALIDTVNPGFEKELEEKIRMVVDPSEIDYVVMNHAEPDHAGTIPYIMGLNHKAKLVTTSKGAKMAQTFYKVPEERIITVKDQETIDLGGKTLRFIEAPMLHWPETMFTYLQEDKILFPCDFFGSHLAKGQYDDEVEDLLVHAQRYWGEIMMPFAVMAKRALEKIKDLEIKMIAPSHGPIHRNPERIRNAYYKWANGETKQKAIIVYVTMWNSTEKMIQSIADTLASEGIEIALYNLTLSDIGDVAKDLVDSKAIVLGAPTVLGGAHPLAVYATYLVKALKPPLKFAVVLSSYGWGGGAIKQVQEVLGPSKIEVVGALEVNGPPTENDISKIVELGKTLAGKIKETP
- a CDS encoding DUF438 domain-containing protein, producing MSEIAENKKKMLKEIITQLHAGVPPQQVKERFKQFLGSISSEEIAKIENELLKEGMPREEIQRLCDVHLAVFREQLEKQKPEIPPERPIGILLEEHKIMLQLAEKLASVTNKIKQINDKNYVGDAIHQLQHIARDFTDSEKHYLREENVLFPVIEKHGITEPPTIMWMEHNQIREKKKQLSNLVGKYDNTDFQDFKKQLVEASAALNEILPSHFFKENNILFPTAIKIITTEEWTDIRREFDEIGYCCFTPPHIIAAPKLEETKKEEVLAHEGVLQFETGSLSKDETEAILNALPIDISFVDANDTVKYFNKAEKRIFIRTKAVIGRKVQLCHPQKSVHIVNKILEAFKTGKKDMAEFWITMDNRLIHIRYFAVRDQNGKYLGTIEVTQDLTDIKKIEGEKRLLDWKE